From one Pseudactinotalea sp. HY158 genomic stretch:
- a CDS encoding MarR family winged helix-turn-helix transcriptional regulator has protein sequence MDAAEPGEPASDAGELRMHDPRVIDSRGRLIDVDGTDEEQVAGAVEVLNALFRWRRAEQRVSEASARYMRLSATDMRAVRYLIVAADAGTTVTARDIAEHLGISSASTTKLLDRMEAGGHIRRQPHPSDRRALAIVVTDATRVAAERTIGREHARRFRLAADLGPDERAAVIGFLDSLSRTAEDEWGEG, from the coding sequence ATGGATGCCGCCGAACCCGGCGAGCCGGCGTCGGATGCTGGCGAGCTGCGAATGCACGACCCCCGGGTCATCGACTCTCGCGGCCGGCTCATCGACGTCGACGGCACCGACGAGGAGCAGGTGGCGGGAGCGGTCGAGGTACTCAACGCCCTCTTCCGCTGGCGCAGGGCCGAGCAGCGGGTGAGCGAGGCCTCTGCGCGCTACATGCGGTTGTCGGCCACGGACATGCGAGCCGTGCGGTATCTCATCGTCGCCGCCGATGCCGGGACGACGGTGACGGCCCGAGACATCGCCGAGCACCTCGGCATCTCGAGCGCGTCGACCACGAAGCTGCTCGACCGGATGGAGGCCGGCGGGCATATCCGGCGGCAGCCGCACCCGAGTGACCGGCGCGCGCTCGCCATCGTCGTGACGGACGCCACCCGGGTGGCCGCCGAGCGGACGATCGGGCGCGAGCATGCTCGCAGATTCCGGCTCGCCGCCGACCTCGGCCCGGACGAGCGCGCGGCGGTCATCGGCTTCCTCGACTCCTTGAGTCGGACGGCCGAGGACGAGTGGGGCGAGGGTTGA
- a CDS encoding tryptophan-rich sensory protein: MSTDLALVTGASGFIGGHLVPALLDRGWRVRVLARNPAKLHPDWRDRVDVVHGDATDNERLQAALDGVTCAYYLLHSMDDRGDFLRRDLELARGFARAAEEAQVSRVVYLSGLHPTDRPLSDHMRSRAEVGKVFLDSGVPAAVLQAGIVLGPQSISFRMLRHLTERLPVAVAPRWLDNRVQPIATADVIHYLVAAASLPDEVNRSIDLGMDEVLTYREMMKRYAQVTGLLPRRILVVPVLTPALASHWVGLVTPVAACIAKPLVGSIIHDAVKNDEDADELLGAPPGGPTGFDDAIRIAAEGVDPKRWGRTAAAVGAGVAAAAVVGSWATEPDGRWYRTLRKPALQPPAAVFPLAWTTLYGAIWASSTATIRELAEAGDARASRAFARALRINLALNAGWSAVFFRFHRLRAATIVAGALAASSADIARRAAPTGRGKVIALGAYAGWCTFATVLSGRLARLNPRPTRPRPSDSRSRGSR; encoded by the coding sequence ATGTCCACCGATCTCGCACTCGTCACGGGAGCATCCGGCTTCATCGGCGGCCACCTCGTACCGGCCCTCCTCGACCGAGGCTGGCGGGTCCGCGTGCTGGCCCGCAACCCCGCCAAGCTCCATCCCGACTGGCGCGATCGGGTCGACGTCGTGCACGGCGACGCCACCGACAACGAACGCCTGCAGGCGGCACTCGACGGAGTCACGTGCGCCTACTACCTGCTGCACTCGATGGACGACCGGGGCGACTTCCTGCGCCGCGACCTGGAGCTCGCGCGCGGCTTCGCACGCGCCGCCGAGGAGGCCCAAGTCTCGCGGGTCGTGTACCTGAGCGGCCTCCACCCGACGGACCGACCGTTGTCGGACCACATGCGCTCGCGGGCCGAGGTCGGCAAGGTCTTCCTCGACTCGGGGGTGCCGGCCGCGGTGCTGCAAGCCGGCATCGTCCTCGGCCCGCAGTCGATCTCCTTCAGGATGCTCCGCCACCTGACCGAACGCCTGCCCGTGGCGGTCGCGCCCCGCTGGCTCGACAACCGGGTGCAGCCGATCGCCACCGCCGATGTCATCCACTATCTCGTGGCCGCCGCCTCCCTTCCGGACGAGGTGAACCGCTCCATCGACCTCGGAATGGACGAGGTGCTCACCTACCGGGAGATGATGAAGCGCTATGCCCAGGTGACCGGATTGCTGCCGCGCCGGATCCTCGTGGTACCGGTGCTCACCCCTGCGCTGGCGAGCCACTGGGTCGGCCTGGTCACGCCCGTGGCCGCCTGCATCGCCAAGCCGCTCGTCGGCAGCATCATCCACGATGCAGTCAAGAACGACGAGGACGCCGACGAGTTGCTCGGCGCGCCACCGGGCGGGCCGACCGGCTTCGATGACGCCATCCGGATCGCCGCCGAGGGGGTCGATCCGAAGCGGTGGGGCCGCACGGCCGCGGCGGTGGGAGCCGGGGTCGCGGCCGCCGCGGTAGTCGGGTCGTGGGCGACCGAGCCGGACGGGCGGTGGTATCGCACGCTTCGCAAGCCTGCCCTCCAGCCGCCGGCGGCGGTCTTCCCGCTCGCGTGGACGACGCTGTACGGAGCGATCTGGGCCTCCTCCACCGCGACGATCAGGGAACTGGCAGAAGCCGGCGACGCCCGTGCGAGCCGCGCGTTCGCCCGCGCACTCCGAATCAACCTGGCGCTCAACGCCGGCTGGTCGGCCGTGTTCTTCCGATTCCACCGGCTCCGTGCCGCGACCATCGTGGCAGGTGCCCTCGCGGCCAGCTCCGCCGACATCGCCCGGCGCGCCGCACCGACCGGTCGGGGGAAGGTGATCGCGCTGGGCGCCTACGCGGGCTGGTGCACGTTCGCCACGGTGTTGTCCGGGCGGCTCGCACGCCTCAACCCTCGCCCCACTCGTCCTCGGCCGTCCGACTCAAGGAGTCGAGGAAGCCGATGA
- a CDS encoding squalene/phytoene synthase family protein, giving the protein MIAHRRRNRPRYDRVASRSAAVVIAGYSTSFGWATRLLPADMRGHIRNIYALVRVADEIVDEPDAGWPAADRARLLDDLEAETRRAVQERRSPNLVVHAFALTARSYGIDADLIDPFFASMRTDLTRSGHDAASLTEYVYGSAEVVGLMCLRVFVDGDAAAYDGLSGGARRLGAAFQKVNFLRDLGADLDELGRSYVQVDPDSFHDTDRDRLLDDIDDDLAAAQAALLALPVGARVAVRAAHSLFAELSRRLRATPATDIRRTRVRVPGPRKAWLVGRALVSRGRR; this is encoded by the coding sequence ATGATCGCGCACCGCCGGCGGAACCGGCCGCGGTACGACCGGGTGGCCAGCCGGAGCGCGGCGGTGGTGATCGCCGGGTATTCCACGTCCTTCGGATGGGCCACCCGCCTCCTGCCCGCGGACATGCGCGGCCACATCCGCAATATCTACGCGCTCGTCCGAGTCGCCGACGAGATCGTCGACGAGCCGGATGCGGGCTGGCCCGCGGCCGACCGGGCGCGACTCCTCGACGACCTCGAGGCCGAGACGCGGCGCGCCGTGCAGGAGCGACGCAGCCCGAACCTGGTGGTGCACGCCTTCGCTTTGACGGCTCGCAGCTACGGCATCGACGCCGACCTCATCGATCCCTTCTTCGCCTCCATGCGCACGGACCTCACCCGGAGCGGGCACGATGCGGCGAGCCTGACGGAGTACGTCTACGGATCGGCCGAGGTCGTCGGCCTCATGTGCCTGCGGGTCTTCGTCGACGGCGACGCCGCGGCGTACGACGGGCTCTCCGGCGGGGCTCGCCGACTCGGCGCCGCGTTCCAGAAGGTCAACTTCCTGCGCGACCTGGGCGCCGATCTCGACGAGCTGGGCCGTAGCTACGTCCAGGTCGACCCGGACAGCTTTCACGACACCGACCGGGACCGCCTGCTCGACGACATCGACGACGACCTGGCGGCCGCCCAGGCCGCGCTCCTCGCCCTGCCGGTCGGCGCGCGCGTGGCCGTCCGGGCGGCCCACTCGCTCTTCGCAGAGCTGTCGAGGCGGCTGCGAGCGACCCCGGCCACGGACATCCGCCGCACCCGGGTTCGGGTGCCCGGTCCCCGCAAGGCCTGGCTGGTGGGCCGCGCGCTCGTGAGCCGGGGCCGCCGATGA
- a CDS encoding MarR family winged helix-turn-helix transcriptional regulator, which yields MSDGPADAGATRAYPPPETWPTGRLLSAAARRVERAWDDYLEQWSLTHASLPVLVILTGGPLSQREIAGQMHVSEQSVGRVLGGLERAGHLTRSAHPEDRRRRVVTLTDSGRTALERLDHLRNVESLLGDSLSAAEVDQLRRLLIRMVAHFPKEEDR from the coding sequence ATGAGCGACGGCCCCGCGGACGCGGGGGCCACCCGGGCGTATCCGCCGCCGGAGACCTGGCCGACCGGACGACTCCTGTCGGCCGCGGCCCGGCGGGTGGAACGCGCGTGGGACGACTATCTCGAGCAGTGGTCGCTCACCCATGCCTCCCTGCCCGTGTTGGTCATCCTCACCGGCGGCCCGCTGTCGCAGCGGGAGATCGCCGGGCAGATGCACGTGAGCGAGCAGTCGGTCGGGCGGGTGCTCGGCGGGCTCGAGCGGGCCGGCCACCTCACCCGGTCGGCGCATCCGGAGGATCGCCGCCGCCGCGTCGTCACCCTGACCGACTCCGGCCGCACCGCCCTCGAACGGCTCGATCATCTCCGAAACGTCGAGTCGCTGCTCGGGGACAGCCTGAGCGCCGCGGAGGTCGACCAGTTGCGCCGACTTCTGATCCGGATGGTCGCTCATTTCCCCAAGGAGGAGGACCGGTGA
- a CDS encoding CPBP family intramembrane glutamic endopeptidase, translated as MTGPARELRDFFRAALVDRVVLPDRPVDHEATLRRRVVVGSTIVAGAVLLGRLPAVPAGDPAFYALLVATAAIWVLGAFGSGPIRLGHARTRDGRTSRAMLQGLILGGMLLGVFLLGALAVAEVPALRTPVDDLLRHARYASLPVVLALTAINGAAEELFFRGALFSALPPRWRVAGSTLGYALSTVLSGVPLLTFAALCLGALTGLQRRVTGGVLGPIVSHLVWSIGMLLFLPSVLGRI; from the coding sequence ATGACCGGCCCGGCGCGGGAGCTGCGGGACTTCTTCCGCGCCGCACTCGTGGATCGGGTCGTGCTCCCCGACCGACCGGTCGACCACGAGGCGACGCTGCGGCGGCGGGTCGTGGTGGGATCGACCATCGTCGCCGGGGCGGTGCTGCTCGGCCGCCTGCCGGCCGTGCCCGCCGGCGATCCGGCCTTCTACGCCCTGCTCGTGGCCACGGCCGCGATCTGGGTGCTCGGCGCATTCGGCTCCGGTCCGATCCGCCTCGGTCACGCCCGCACGCGCGACGGGCGCACGAGCCGGGCGATGCTGCAGGGGCTCATTCTCGGGGGGATGCTGCTCGGGGTCTTCCTGCTCGGGGCGCTCGCCGTGGCCGAGGTTCCGGCGCTGCGCACCCCCGTGGACGATCTGCTCCGGCACGCCCGTTACGCCTCGCTGCCGGTCGTGCTCGCGCTCACGGCGATCAACGGCGCCGCCGAAGAACTCTTCTTTCGGGGCGCCCTGTTCTCGGCGCTCCCGCCCCGGTGGCGGGTGGCCGGGTCCACGCTCGGCTACGCACTGTCGACCGTGCTGTCGGGGGTCCCGCTGCTGACGTTCGCGGCGCTCTGCCTGGGAGCCCTCACCGGGTTGCAACGCCGCGTCACGGGCGGGGTGCTCGGTCCGATCGTCAGCCACCTCGTGTGGTCCATCGGAATGCTGCTATTCCTGCCGAGCGTGCTCGGCAGGATCTGA
- a CDS encoding polyprenyl synthetase family protein, producing the protein MTALAKADEGLRGTDRALEEFFDSGTAHILTDGHRRLWSALRDATEGGKRLRPRLFHSVYRALGGVDGRAAGHVGAALELLHTALVIHDDVIDGDGMRRGKPNVSGTFAAEATDLGRPAGRAGAYGDAAAILAGDLALAGAVRLIARCGADGATTAELLDALDEALHQSAAGELADVFLSLVADGDVEGTLTMERHKTAAYSFELPLRSAAVLAGAAAQVRTALEDYARYVGIAYQLRDDVSGVFGLEQETGKSVLSDLREGKFTPLIAFARTTSQWPLIAPYLGVEGLTAHEAGHVRELLELCGARAFVEELARDFASRARRSARDLSIAPLLEDWIRAAGVDA; encoded by the coding sequence ATGACCGCGTTGGCGAAGGCCGACGAGGGACTTCGAGGGACCGACCGGGCGCTCGAGGAGTTCTTCGATTCCGGCACCGCGCACATCCTCACCGACGGCCATCGGCGTCTCTGGTCCGCGTTGCGGGACGCGACCGAGGGCGGCAAACGGTTGCGGCCGCGGCTCTTCCACAGCGTCTACCGGGCGCTCGGAGGCGTGGACGGCCGGGCCGCGGGGCACGTGGGGGCCGCCCTCGAGCTGCTGCACACGGCCCTGGTGATCCATGACGACGTCATCGACGGGGACGGGATGCGGCGCGGCAAGCCGAACGTCTCCGGCACGTTCGCGGCGGAGGCGACGGATCTCGGTCGGCCGGCCGGTCGTGCCGGCGCCTACGGTGACGCCGCCGCGATCCTCGCCGGCGACCTCGCGCTCGCCGGTGCGGTGCGGCTCATCGCCCGCTGCGGCGCGGACGGCGCGACCACCGCGGAACTGCTCGACGCGCTGGACGAGGCGCTCCACCAGAGCGCGGCGGGGGAGCTGGCGGACGTGTTCCTCAGCCTGGTCGCCGACGGCGACGTCGAGGGGACCCTCACGATGGAGCGGCACAAGACCGCCGCCTACTCCTTCGAGCTGCCGCTGCGGTCCGCCGCCGTGCTCGCGGGCGCCGCTGCACAGGTGCGCACCGCGCTCGAGGACTATGCCCGGTACGTGGGAATCGCCTACCAGCTCCGGGACGACGTGAGCGGGGTCTTCGGCCTCGAGCAGGAGACCGGGAAGAGCGTGCTGTCGGACCTGCGGGAGGGGAAGTTCACTCCGCTCATCGCGTTCGCACGCACGACCTCGCAATGGCCGCTCATCGCCCCCTACCTGGGGGTCGAGGGGCTGACGGCGCATGAGGCGGGACACGTGCGTGAGCTGCTCGAGCTCTGCGGCGCCCGCGCCTTCGTGGAGGAGCTCGCGCGTGACTTCGCGAGCCGGGCTCGGCGCAGCGCCCGCGACCTGAGCATCGCGCCGCTGTTGGAGGACTGGATCCGGGCCGCCGGGGTAGACGCATGA